CTTCGAGTTCGATCCCGCAACCTTCACCCTCCACCGCCGCATCTTTGCTGCCTCTGCCCACTGGAACGAGCACATCAACCGCTGGGCCTTCGAGAACGGATGGGAGCGCACCTTCTCCGGCGACACCATCGCCTCCTACCAGCCCTTCACCCTTACTACCTTTCCCGAGATCCGCGAGCAGCCCGGCTACTTCGTTAAAGAGGACCGCCCCTCGCAGGAGATGAGCTACAACGAGCTCTCGAGCTACATCGCCGACCTCAAGCAATCCGGCTTCGACACCAAGCGCCTCAGCGTGCAGCTCAACCGCAAGCTTGCCTACCCGCTCATCACGCTCGTGATGGCGATCCTCGCCATTCCCTTCTCGCTGTCGATGGGCAAACGCGGCTCACTCGCCGGCATCGCCACCGCCATCGGCCTCGCCATCGCCTACTGGGTCATCGACGGACTCTTTCAGGCCATGGGAAACGTCAACACCCTGCCTGCCATCCTCGCCGCCTGGACCCCCGACCTCCTCTTCGGCATCGCGGGAACTTATCTCCTCCTTCGCAGCTCAACTTAATGTCTGCCTTTGCTATTGCTTTCTTGCACCAGGATCACAAGCCCGAAGCACAGCAAGTCCCCCCGAGCTAAACTAAGACCACGATGAAGCTACCGCTCTCTCTCGCTCTTCTGGCGACTCTCTCCACTGCAGCCACAGCCCAGACTTCCACTGCCACCACCAGAAAGCCCGCAACCACACATCACACAATGACGAAGCCAGCAGCCAAGACTGTCGCCAACCCCGCCGACAACCCGCCCAACGTCCCCAAGGTCGAAGGCACGCCGAAAAACCTCTACGCTCTCCGCTACATCGACATCACCGTCGGCTCCGGCCCACTCGCCGAGTCCCGCCGCTACTACACCGTCCACTACACCGGCTGGCTCACCGACGGCACCAAGTTCGACTCCTCCAGCGACCATCCCGGAGCCAAGCCCATTGTCTTTCCGTACGGCGCACGTCAGGTGATCCCCGGCTGGGACACAGGCTTTGCAGGCATGCACGTCGGAGGCAAGCGCCGCCTCTTCGTCCCCTACCAGTTGGCCTACGGCGAGAGCGGCCGTCCGCCCGTCATTCCTGCCAAGGCCGACCTCATCTTCGACGTCGAGCTGGTCAGCCAGTCCGAGACGGACCCTCGCCTCGCCCCCGAGACCCCGGCGCCCACGGAGACCAAGCCATCCACAACCGACACCGACACCAAAACTCCGCACCCTGACACCCACTAAACTCATCCCATCCTCAGGCGGGTTAGGCAGAACATGATGCTGGAAAAGCTCAGACCACTCAACCCCTACCTCAGGCGATACTGGAAGTCCCTCGCCTGGGGTGGCGTTGCTGACGTTATGTACAACGTCATCAAGGTCCTTGTGCCCATCATCATCGGCCACGCCATCGATGACATGAGGCACAGTCTCACCGAGCAGAAGGTACTCTTCCACGCCCTCCGTCTTCTCACTGCCGCAGCAGCCTCCGGCGTCTTTCTCTACATCACCCGCCAGGTCATCATCGGAACCTCCCGCGAGATCGAGTTCGACCTCCGCAACGACCTCTTCACTAACCTCGAGCGCCAGTCGCCCAGCTTCTACCACACCCATCGCACCGGCGACATCATGGCGCGCACGACCAACGACCTGAATGCAGTGCGCCAGCTCCTCGGCCCCGCCATCATGTACAGCGCGAACACCATCGTCTTCATGGCTGCAGCGCTGCCCTTCATGTACCGCATCAGCCCCAAGCTGACTTTCTTCGCCTTCGTCCCGCTCCCCGCCGTCTCCGTGCTCGTGCAGTACTTCGGCAACCGCATCCATCGCCGATTCGAGCGCATCCAGGCGATGTTCTCCGACATATCCGCCAAGGCCCAGGAGAACTTCTCCGGCGCCCGCCTCATCCGCGCCTTCGCGCAAGAGGAGGCCGAGATCGCCTCCTTCGAAAAGGCCAACCGTGAGTACATCGGCCGCAGCCTCCACCTCGTCCGACTCATGGCCATGCTGTGGCCCACGCTCGAGTTCATGCTCGGCCTCTCGCTGATGATCACACTCCTGGTCGGAGGACGCGAGGTCGTCGCCCACCACATCACTGTCGGCCAGTTCACCAGCTTCAACGTCTACATGGTGCAGCTCACCTGGCCGCTCATCGCCGTCGGCTGGGTCGTCAACCTCTTCCAGCGCGGAACCGCCTCCATCGTCCGTATTGACGAACTTCTTAAACAGAAACCCGCCATCGCCGACGACCCCGCCCTGCTGCGAACTGGCAGCCCTTCTCCTATGCTGTCATTCCGCAGCGCAGCGGAGGAATCTGCTTCTCTTCAGAAACCGCTGAGCGGCGAAATCGAGCTCCGCAACCTAAGCTTCGCTTACCCGAGCGGCCCCACCGTCCTCCACGACATCAACCTCACCATCCCCGCGGGCTCTTCGCTCGCCATCGTCGGCCCTACCGGCTCCGGCAAGTCCACTCTTGTCTCGCTCATCCCCCGCCTCCAGGACGCCGCACCCGGCTCCGTCCTCATCGACGGTGAACCTATCCGCAGCTTCCCCCTCGCAGACCTGCGTCACAGCATAGGCTTCGTCCCGCAGGAAACCTTCCTCTTCTCCGACAGCATTCGCCATAACATCGCCTTCGGAACTCCCGACGCCACCGATGATCAGATCGAAGAAGCCGCCGCCATCGCCCACATCCACACCGAGATCCTCGACTTCCCCCGCGGCTTCGAAACCCTCGTCGGAGAGCGCGGCGTCACTCTCTCCGGCGGCCAGAAACAGCGCACCTCCATCGCCCGCGCCGTCATCCGCAACCCGCGCATCCTCATCCTGGACGATGCCCTCGCCTCGGTCGACACCTACACCGAGGAGCGCATCCTCAGCGGTCTGAGCAAGGTCATGCAGGGTCGCACGACCATCTTCATCTCCCACCGCATCTCCACCGCCCGCAACGCCGACCAGATCGTCGTCCTCGTCAACGGCCGCATCGCCGAGTTGGGAACCCACGAAGAACTCCTCGCCCGCAATGGCTACTACACCAGCCTTTTCGAAAAGCAGCGCCTCGAAGAAGAGCTCTCCGTCGCCACCTGATTCATCTTTAGGTTGTCATTCTGAGCGAAGCGAAGAATCCCCTCATTTCGCCGGGAGCGCCACACATAAACGGGCGCCCCATCCATCGCGCAACGATGGATGGGAAAGAAAATAAGGGGTTAGTGACCTGACAATCCGATGTCACATTCATCTGGACAAAGATTCTTGATTGTATATCCTTCTGGTATCAAAAAGAGCTGAGGATCTGGTTCAGCAGGTTGGAATTCCGTGATTTCCCACGTTGACGACTTCCCGGGCTCGTCAAAAGAGTTGAACAGTGTGATCCCTAAGGCAGTAGAGTACCACCGCTCCTGCGTAACTCGAATAAGTCCATTAGTAGTAGTAGCTGGGATCGTGCCGGTGGCATGTATCCCCTCAGTGTCTATGCCGAGAATCGTTTTCGTTCCCAACTTCTGAACCCTCAATCCCCATGTTGCACCGACTGCCTTGCACGCGTCTGCGTTGGGCACCCACGGCGCGCTATTCCATTCCTTCCGTAGGGCTACCCACTTAGAAAAATGGAAAAGCAAGGCTGGATTTAAGTTTTCCATCCACTCGACTCCAATATATTTCTGCGGATCAAGCACCGTAAACTCAACATGTGCAAGTTTGTTGGTGAGACCGACCCAACCATGGGTCTCGATGTATACCTTGCCGCTTGAATCTCGAGCTTCTTTTCCAGTAATCACTTTTGTAACGCTGGCGCCATCTGCACTCCTGGTAAAGACGCGCGTTTCCTTCCATGACGCAATAAACGGCGCGCCAGTGCGCATTAAGAACCAATTCGCTTCGACCGCGACGCATGGTGTGAGAATAGAAGTATCTTCCTTTGACAGTGCTTGATAAGCAAGTAAGGGATGGAGCGGCATGAAAGTTATACATACGAGTAGAGCCATATGAGCAATTCCGCGCATCTTCATCCGAGCCTCCACGGTGCCTCCTCAAAGAATCGCTGGCAGCCCACTGCTAGATGAGATCGGTGCTTTGGTCACCATCAATATACCGTTGTCCCCTTTTTTGAGCTGCTCCCAATTGATTGTCCGGTTGGATGTACGAAATCATCCCTTACCTTCTGTTCTTGTTTCGCTGTCCTTATGGTGTGTCCCGGCACGTCGATCTCTTGTCAAGCCCCAAAAGAGATAAACCGCACAAAACAAATGAGATGGCCATGGCAGAGCAATTCATTCCATTTGATATACTTAATACATAGATAGAAAAAGCAAAGAAGCCCCGGTCACCAGCCGGGGCTTTCCTTTGCGCCAATAGTCGACCAGGAACTAAGTAACGAGAAATGAATACCTTGCCAATCAAGCACTTCAAAAACAAGGACTTTGCTCCATCTGGCAACCAGATTGCGTAACAAGTCCAGACTTAAGGTATGTGAAATGAAGATTTTGCACAAAAACAGGGGGAGGGGTATGACACCAAACAAACTAAGCCGACCAGCGCGAACCCACCGCTCCATCACCTGCCTGCTCAACAACCCGGCCAGGCACAAACCTCTCCTCTCGGGTCCGCAGTTCCCGCGGCAGGACCCTGCCCGCCTCCGGATCGCGAGCCACTACAACCCACGCATCGCGCACATTGCGGATACACGCCACAACCTCATGAAACTGCTCCACCGACGCCGCGTGCGAGGCCTCCAGCGTCATCGTGAACATCTCCGCATAAAAATCCGAGAGCGACTCAGCCGCGCTGCCGCCAACATCCGGCCGCAGCCGCGCCTGCAGATACATCAGAATATCGAGCGCCTTCTTCACTGCGACGCGTCGCCCGCGGACATCGTCATCCTCGACGCATTGCATCGCCCGGTAAAGAAACCGTATCGCGCCGTCATATAGCGCGACCACAAGCTCGACGCCGGTGGCACCCACTAGCGCCTGCTGCTGATAATTCGCCTCGCTCATCTCGCTCATCCTGTCTGTGTTGTGTTGTAGCCGGTTATGGCGCTGTAAAGTTCATTTACCTGATTGATCTGACTCGGAATCGACTGCAGAATCTGGTTGGCCGTGTTCAGTTCGTTCGTCAGCCGCGTCTTTTCGTCAGCGATCCGCGCCTCCTCGTCGCCGATGCTCTGGTTCAGCGCCGCCTCCTGCTGCGAGTTCTGCTGCAGCGCGAGATAAACTCCGCCCTTGGTTGAGGTACTACTCAACCCGTTCAGTACCGAGGTAAAGGTCTGCCCAAAGCTTCCGGAGTTCTGCAGAAAGCCCAGCGCATCGGAAAACTTTGAATTCAGCGCGCTATCCAGAGCGCTAGCATCCAGCGTCAGCTTCCCGTCCTGGCCTACCGAGATCCCAAGCTGTAACAGGCTGCTGATCGATCCGCTCGCCGCGCCGGAAAGAAGACCCTGCGTAAGCTGGTTCTGAATCAGCGCCACCGTAGGATCGCCATACAAAGGCTCAGGATTGCCGCTCGAATCCTTGCCCTCCTGCGTCTTGATGTCGCCAACAACCGCGTTGTAGGCCGTGACAAACGAGCTCACCGCCTGCTCGATCGAGCTATTGTCGTTCGTGATCTGCACCTGTACCGGCTGGTTCGAGTTCGGCGACGCCGACAGCAACTGAAACGTAACTCCCGGAATAACTCCGGTCACGGTGTTCGACGCGCTCGTCGTGGCCAGCCCATCGACAGTAAGGCTCGCATCAACGCCCTGCAGTCCTTGTTGGAACGAGATCGCGCTGTTCGTTGTCGCATCGGTCAGCGAAGAGCTCGCGGTGATCTGCCCGGCCGCGCCGCTCGTGCTGCTCGTCAGAGCCAGCCGCGACCCGTTCGTGTCCTTCACCACGCTCGCCGTCACGCCCACCGACGCCGCATTGATCGAAGCCGCAAGAGTTGCCAGCGTGTTGTTCGTGCCGTCGATGTTGATCGTCTGACTCGCACCTGAGCCAACCTGAATGGTCAGGCTGCCGCTCAGCGTATCGTTCGCGTTGCTCAACGCACTCGAGTACTCCGACGAAGTCTGCGCCAGGTGGTTGACAACAATCGTATGACTGCCCGCCGCAGCCAGTGAACTTGCCGAAGTCAGCGCCACGACGTTCGTGTCTGAACTCGAGCCCTGCTTCGCTGCAAAGACGCCATTGAAATCCGTCAGCGACTGCAGTGCCGTGGAGAGCGTCGCGAGATCGGTGCCAAACGTGCTCAGCGCCGTATCCTGCGCCTTCAGATTCGCCAGCTGCGTCTTCCACGGTGTCTCAATCCCCTGTTCGATCGCGAGGATCGAACTCACCGTCGAGGCCACGTCGAACCCGGTTCCGCTGTTGATTGACCCGAAGTTCAACCCGACCGTACTCATCCATCCTCCACGTCCCACACAGACAGAGCAACTGCGATGCCTAACCCGAGATCACCGGATTAGGCGCCCTTAACATTCGTACCCAGTAGCGCGGCGACAGGCGCGAACACGCCCGCCGCCGCACCACGGCCAGCCTTACTGCAGCAGCTTCAGAACCTCCTGCTGCACACTGTTGGCCTGCGACAACGCGCTGATGCCTGTCTCACTCAGCACCTTGTACTTGGCCAGATCGCTCGTCGCCTGGCCGTAGTTGGTAGCACGAACGCTGTTCTCAGCCGAAGTCAGGTTCACCGATTCCGAGCTCGCAACGTTTGACGCCGCATTCAGCTCGTTGATGTTCGCGCCGATCGAACCGCGCTGGTACGCTACGTCCTGGATCGCGTTCGTCACGCTTGTCAGCACCGCAGTTGCCGTAGCCGCCGATAAGGTCGCCACGCCGGCAGCAGTAAAGTCGACACCAGGGCCCGCCGATGTTCCAGCCGGCGTTGTGTCGGAAAGCGCTGTGCCAGTCAAGGAGAGTGTGTTCGTCACTCCGGTCGGTCCGGTGATGATCAGCTTGTTGGCGTTCGCACCGGTACCCTGGCTTGCAACAAGTCCGGCGCCGCTGAAGCCGGCATTTGCGTTCAACTGCGTCACAGCCGTGGCCAGGGTTGTACCTGCGGCAAGAGTTGCCGACACGGCAGCTGCTCCCCCGACACTGACACTCAGCGTGCCGGAGATGGTGTTGGTCGCTGCGCCCAGCGCAAACGTCGCCGTGGCGCCGGCGCCTGCCGTGGGAGCCGTCGGCGTCGGATTGGTGATCGCCACACTCGACGCGGCCGCAGGCGCCGATGTGCCAACGCTCGCAGTGCTCAGCGCGCCGGTCGTCTCGCTGAAGGTCGTCGCGCCCGACGAGGTTCCATCGCTCACAAAAACACTCTTCGCTGTCGCGGAGAACACGCTGTTGCCGTTGAAGTTCGTCGTCGATCCGATGTTGCCGATCTCCGAGAGAATGTTCTGGTATTCCTGGTTGGCCGAGCTCACCTGGCTCGAGTTCAGCGTGCCGTTGGCGGCCTCAGTCGCCAGCGTCACTGCGCGATTTAGCAGGTTAGTCACCTGCGACAACGCGCCATCGGCAGTCTGCAGCAGACCGACACCGGCCGTCGCGTTCTGTGAAGACTGCGTCAGCGCCGCGACGTTGGCATGAAGGCCATCTGCCAGAGCCAACCCGGCTGCGTCATCCGCGCCGCTGTTAATGCGCGAACCCGATGAGAGTTGCGTGAGAGTGTTCTGCAGACTGTTCTGAGTCTGATTCAGATTGGTCTGCGCAAGGGTTGCCGCGATGTTATTCAATACGCCCAAGGACATGGGGACGCTCCTGTATCACTCGATTTGAGTTACCGCGCCGCCTGTCCCGTCTGCTGCCCTGCAGGTCGATACGACCTCAGTTCACCGTGCGAGTGGCTCCGCGTTCGCTACCCTCATCGGCCCACGTCCATCCGACTTGAGGCTGGCCCCCAATCTTTCCCCATTACCTTCCGCCGCAGTTCCTTCTATCGATCTCCTCCGTCCTGTCGATAAGAGACCTGAAAGGGCCACTATGATCGACCTGACGCGCCTCAACGGCCACCGCCTCACCGTCAACTGCGACCTCATCAAGCACGCCGAATCCGCGCCTGACACCGTACTCACACTCGTCACCGGCGAGAAGCTCGTCGTGCTCGAGTCCTGCGACGAAGTCGCGCTGCGCACGCTTGACTACCGCTCCCGTGTCCTGCGCGCAGCGTGGCCTGACGCGGCTGCAATGCTCAACGCCAAAGCCGCACACGACGCGAAGCTGCTCAGCGGCGGACTCAAGGCCGAATCGAATTAAGGACACCTCGCCATGGACATCGCCAGCATCGGTGGAATCCTCGTAGCCATCCTCGGAATTCTCGCCGGGATGATGATTGAGGGCGGCAGCATCGCGCAGATCACGCAGCCCACCGCAGCCCTCATCGTCATTGGGGGCACCACCGGCGCCGTCATGCTGCAGTTCCCACTCAAGACCTTTCTAGCCGCATTGCAACATCTCATGAAGGTCTTCATCTCTGCGAGCTCCGACGGCGAAGCTGTGCTCAAGCAGATCGTCGCCTTCGCCAACAAAGCTCGCAAGAGCGGCATCGTTTCGCTCGATCAGGATCTTCCCTCCGTCACGGATCCCTTTCTTAAACAGACCCTTATGCTCGCAATCGACGGAACCGAACCCACCGAGGTCCGCAAGATCATGCAGATGGAGATCGACAACAAGAGCGAGATGGAGGAGAAAATCCCGCAGGTCTTCGAGGCTGCCGGCGGTTACTCTCCCACCGTCGGGATCATCGGCGCCGTGCTCGGGCTCATCCAGGTCATGCAGCACCTCGACAATATCGACGAGGTCGGCCGCGGCATCGCCGTCGCGTTCGTCGCCACCATCTACGGAGTCGCTCTCGCCAACCTCGTCTGCCTTCCTGCAGCCGGCAAGCTCAAGATCCGTCACCGCGAAGAGCAGATGATCAAGGAGATGATGCTCGAGGGCGTCATCTCCATCCTCGAAGGCATGAATCCACGCATGATCGAAACCCGTCTGCGCACCTTCCTCTCGGACAGCAAATCCGAAAGCACGCCCGCAGAGGCCGCAGCATGAGCCGCAAGAAGAAACACGAGCACGTCAATCACGAGCGCTGGCTCGTCTCCTACGCGGATTTCATCACGCTTCTCTTCGCCTTCTTCGTCGTCCTCTTCGCCTCCAGCCAGTCCGACAAGAAGAAGCAGATTCAGATCGCCGCCGCCATGCAGACCGCCTTCACTCCTATGGGCAGCTTCGAGGCCCACTCCAAAACGCCGCCCCTCACCGAAGGCGGCATCGCCGTTGACGCCTCGGTTCCTGCACCGATCGCACTTCCTGTACCAACAACCTCGGCGGGAGAGACCGACACGCAGCAGATCACCGCGCGCCTCACGCGTTTCTTCGAAGCCCGCATCGCAGCCGGACAGATCCCTCCGGGAAGCGTTACCATCCACACCTCCCCCGAAGGAGTCGTCATCTCGCTCCATGAGATCGGCTTCTTCCCCTCCGGTTCCGCCGAGGTCCGCGCTACCTCCATCCCCATGCTCGCAGGCCTCTCCGCAACTTTGCCCGCCGGCCCGCTGCGCATCGAAGGCCACACCGACGACATGCCCATCCACACGGCGCAGTTCGCAACCAACTGGGAGCTCTCCACCGCACGCGCTAGCGCCATTGCACGGCTCCTGCTAGAGCGCGGCCACCTCGCCCCAGCCAATCTCTCCGCCGCCGGCTACGCAGAGTTCCACCCCATCGCCTCGAACGCCACAGAAGTGGGTCGCGCCCAGAATCGTCGTGTCGATATCATCCTTTTGCGACGCCCAGCACCTTCACAATGACGCGCTTTCGCCGCTGTCCATCGAACTCCGCATAAAACACCCGCTGCCACGTCCCCAGATCAAGCCTTCCCTTGGTCACCGGCAGAGTCGTCTCGTGATGCAGCAACAGCGCCTTCAGGTGAGCATCCGCATTGTCCTCACCCGTCTGGTGATGCTTGTAGTCCGGCTTCGCAGGCGCCAGCTTCTCCAGCCATGTGCCGATGTCCTCGATCAACCCGTCTTCGAGATCGTTGACATAAATTGCCGCCGTAATGTGCATCGGCGAAACGAAGCAGAGCCCGTCGTCGATCCCGCTCCTCCGCACGATCTCTTCCACCTGCGGCGTAATATGCACCATCTCATAACGTTGCTCAGTCTCAAACGTCAGATACTCCGTATGCGCCTTCATCGTTGGCATGACACGTCTCACTTCCCTGCTCTCAGCCGGATTTATACTTAGAGCATACCGGCCAACGCCGCAACCATAGCAAGGAGCCGCTTCACAGATCGCGACCATGAAAAAGACGATCTACACTCTCGCGGCCATCCTTTGCGTGCTTACGATTCTTGTTGGTGCCACGTGCACTTTGACAGGCACTCACCAGAACCAGTCCTGCAACCACTGCACGAAACATTCGCCGCTCCAGCAGCCAACTACGTCCTGCTGCACGGTTCACCATCTGCCCTCATCGCCGACCGCATCCACTTCCCTCGAACAGCCGGCCGCAGCGATGCTGATCACATCCAGTCTGTTCCCACCAGTGACACTTGCCGTCGTGCAACCTCTCGACGTACGAACTGCCTCGCTCCCGCCTCTCCACACGCTCATCGCCCTCCGCATCTGATCCTGACCCGCGCCTTCCCGCAGCGCCTCTCCTCGCGCTGCCTGTCGCCCCGCACCATCAGGAAAAGGATTCCCATGCACCGCCTCCGTGCACTCACACTTGCGCTTGCCGTCCTCGCTCTTTCGGCTCAACTCACATTTGCGCAACACGACGATATGCCCGGCATGCAGATGCCCATGCACAGCTCGCCCAAATCCCCGGATAACGAAACCCCGATGCAGATGGACATGCCGATATCCGCGGCTACGCTCATCGAAGCGCAGCTCAACCACGCCTCGTCTGGCACGAGCATCGAGCCCGCCTCCACATCCGTCCCCATGCTCATGGGCAGCTACAAGAACTGGATGCTCATGCTCCACGGAACAGCCTTCATCACCGACATACAGCAGAG
The Edaphobacter bradus genome window above contains:
- a CDS encoding flagellar motor protein MotB, producing the protein MSRKKKHEHVNHERWLVSYADFITLLFAFFVVLFASSQSDKKKQIQIAAAMQTAFTPMGSFEAHSKTPPLTEGGIAVDASVPAPIALPVPTTSAGETDTQQITARLTRFFEARIAAGQIPPGSVTIHTSPEGVVISLHEIGFFPSGSAEVRATSIPMLAGLSATLPAGPLRIEGHTDDMPIHTAQFATNWELSTARASAIARLLLERGHLAPANLSAAGYAEFHPIASNATEVGRAQNRRVDIILLRRPAPSQ
- the fliS gene encoding flagellar export chaperone FliS yields the protein MSEANYQQQALVGATGVELVVALYDGAIRFLYRAMQCVEDDDVRGRRVAVKKALDILMYLQARLRPDVGGSAAESLSDFYAEMFTMTLEASHAASVEQFHEVVACIRNVRDAWVVVARDPEAGRVLPRELRTREERFVPGRVVEQAGDGAVGSRWSA
- a CDS encoding secondary thiamine-phosphate synthase enzyme YjbQ codes for the protein MPTMKAHTEYLTFETEQRYEMVHITPQVEEIVRRSGIDDGLCFVSPMHITAAIYVNDLEDGLIEDIGTWLEKLAPAKPDYKHHQTGEDNADAHLKALLLHHETTLPVTKGRLDLGTWQRVFYAEFDGQRRKRVIVKVLGVAKG
- a CDS encoding flagellar FlbD family protein, which codes for MIDLTRLNGHRLTVNCDLIKHAESAPDTVLTLVTGEKLVVLESCDEVALRTLDYRSRVLRAAWPDAAAMLNAKAAHDAKLLSGGLKAESN
- a CDS encoding FKBP-type peptidyl-prolyl cis-trans isomerase; protein product: MKLPLSLALLATLSTAATAQTSTATTRKPATTHHTMTKPAAKTVANPADNPPNVPKVEGTPKNLYALRYIDITVGSGPLAESRRYYTVHYTGWLTDGTKFDSSSDHPGAKPIVFPYGARQVIPGWDTGFAGMHVGGKRRLFVPYQLAYGESGRPPVIPAKADLIFDVELVSQSETDPRLAPETPAPTETKPSTTDTDTKTPHPDTH
- a CDS encoding flagellar motor protein — encoded protein: MDIASIGGILVAILGILAGMMIEGGSIAQITQPTAALIVIGGTTGAVMLQFPLKTFLAALQHLMKVFISASSDGEAVLKQIVAFANKARKSGIVSLDQDLPSVTDPFLKQTLMLAIDGTEPTEVRKIMQMEIDNKSEMEEKIPQVFEAAGGYSPTVGIIGAVLGLIQVMQHLDNIDEVGRGIAVAFVATIYGVALANLVCLPAAGKLKIRHREEQMIKEMMLEGVISILEGMNPRMIETRLRTFLSDSKSESTPAEAAA
- a CDS encoding ABC transporter ATP-binding protein, whose product is MLEKLRPLNPYLRRYWKSLAWGGVADVMYNVIKVLVPIIIGHAIDDMRHSLTEQKVLFHALRLLTAAAASGVFLYITRQVIIGTSREIEFDLRNDLFTNLERQSPSFYHTHRTGDIMARTTNDLNAVRQLLGPAIMYSANTIVFMAAALPFMYRISPKLTFFAFVPLPAVSVLVQYFGNRIHRRFERIQAMFSDISAKAQENFSGARLIRAFAQEEAEIASFEKANREYIGRSLHLVRLMAMLWPTLEFMLGLSLMITLLVGGREVVAHHITVGQFTSFNVYMVQLTWPLIAVGWVVNLFQRGTASIVRIDELLKQKPAIADDPALLRTGSPSPMLSFRSAAEESASLQKPLSGEIELRNLSFAYPSGPTVLHDINLTIPAGSSLAIVGPTGSGKSTLVSLIPRLQDAAPGSVLIDGEPIRSFPLADLRHSIGFVPQETFLFSDSIRHNIAFGTPDATDDQIEEAAAIAHIHTEILDFPRGFETLVGERGVTLSGGQKQRTSIARAVIRNPRILILDDALASVDTYTEERILSGLSKVMQGRTTIFISHRISTARNADQIVVLVNGRIAELGTHEELLARNGYYTSLFEKQRLEEELSVAT
- a CDS encoding flagellin N-terminal helical domain-containing protein translates to MSLGVLNNIAATLAQTNLNQTQNSLQNTLTQLSSGSRINSGADDAAGLALADGLHANVAALTQSSQNATAGVGLLQTADGALSQVTNLLNRAVTLATEAANGTLNSSQVSSANQEYQNILSEIGNIGSTTNFNGNSVFSATAKSVFVSDGTSSGATTFSETTGALSTASVGTSAPAAASSVAITNPTPTAPTAGAGATATFALGAATNTISGTLSVSVGGAAAVSATLAAGTTLATAVTQLNANAGFSGAGLVASQGTGANANKLIITGPTGVTNTLSLTGTALSDTTPAGTSAGPGVDFTAAGVATLSAATATAVLTSVTNAIQDVAYQRGSIGANINELNAASNVASSESVNLTSAENSVRATNYGQATSDLAKYKVLSETGISALSQANSVQQEVLKLLQ
- the fliD gene encoding flagellar filament capping protein FliD, producing the protein MSTVGLNFGSINSGTGFDVASTVSSILAIEQGIETPWKTQLANLKAQDTALSTFGTDLATLSTALQSLTDFNGVFAAKQGSSSDTNVVALTSASSLAAAGSHTIVVNHLAQTSSEYSSALSNANDTLSGSLTIQVGSGASQTINIDGTNNTLATLAASINAASVGVTASVVKDTNGSRLALTSSTSGAAGQITASSSLTDATTNSAISFQQGLQGVDASLTVDGLATTSASNTVTGVIPGVTFQLLSASPNSNQPVQVQITNDNSSIEQAVSSFVTAYNAVVGDIKTQEGKDSSGNPEPLYGDPTVALIQNQLTQGLLSGAASGSISSLLQLGISVGQDGKLTLDASALDSALNSKFSDALGFLQNSGSFGQTFTSVLNGLSSTSTKGGVYLALQQNSQQEAALNQSIGDEEARIADEKTRLTNELNTANQILQSIPSQINQVNELYSAITGYNTTQTG